In a single window of the Diachasmimorpha longicaudata isolate KC_UGA_2023 chromosome 16, iyDiaLong2, whole genome shotgun sequence genome:
- the LOC135170295 gene encoding adipocyte plasma membrane-associated protein Hemomucin, producing the protein MGFLKSVGTSFIYIATFLAAITYIPGLPPNVETSSYEFKLPVGLNKEPNGRLNGAEKLFVGEISGPECFDAYDGVLYTTMNGGSVSKLVDNKFVEVVKFGKKCAGFYEEEKCGRPLGLKFDKKGNLFVVDTYYGIFKVDVKTGNYERIVDPTQPISGRRPMIPNSIDVASNGDLYWTDSSSDFKLLDGLFCMLADPTGRLIRYNAASKRNEVLMDKLNFANGLKLSDDESFLIVADLGKSRVHKYNLKGPKAGKSEIFVESLPGLPDNIHSDGQGNFLVSLPLIADEEHPQLMQSLAPHPHLRKMLLRLMGILEMPFKFLEQLYPNTYTKKIVHFIGHFHSGSVLFQDTTTVLRIDPNGRILDSLEVGDGKISTITSAFPWNGYLWLGSFKNNYLARIPLEKVLPELVKTEERKKVPDATTTRPTTTSTQKPATTTPKPTQEKPAQPKKVQSEAKLKEQEKKNQRKNEKLKDEM; encoded by the exons GTTCAAGCTGCCTGTAGGGCTGAACAAAGAGCCAAATGGCCGGTTGAATGGAGCGGAGAAGCTGTTCGTAGGTGAAATCAGTGGACCTGAGTGCTTTGACGCTTATGATGGAGTCCTGTACACGACTATGAATGGGGGCAGTGTCAGTAAACTCGTGGATAATAAATTCGTCGAGGTTGTtaaattcggaaaaaaatgTG CCGGGTTCTACGAGGAGGAGAAATGTGGACGGCCCCTAGGGCTCAAATTCGACAAGAAGGGAAACCTCTTCGTGGTCGACACATACTATGGAATTTTTAAAGTTGACGTAAAGACAGGGAACTACGAGAGAATTGTGGATCCAACCCAACCAATCAGTGGGAGGAGACCAATGATCCCGAACAGCATTGACGTAGCATCTAATGGTGATCTGTACTGGACAGACTCCAGCAGTGACTTCAAATTACTAGATGGATTGTTCTGCATGCTGGCTGATCCAACCGGAAG ATTAATCCGCTACAATGCAGCATCGAAGAGGAACGAAGTCCTGATGGACAAACTGAATTTCGCTAACGGTTTAAAACTCTCCGATGATGAATCCTTCCTCATAGTAGCCGATCTGGGTAAATCTCGAGTCCACAAGTACAATCTGAAGGGTCCAAAAGCCGGAAAGAGTGAGATCTTCGTGGAATCCTTGCCAGGCCTCCCAGACAACATTCACAGTGATGGTCAGGGCAATTTTCTGGTATCTCTGCCCCTGATAGCCGACGAGGAGCACCCCCAGTTGATGCAGTCACTGGCGCCACATCCACATCTCCGAAAGATGCTCCTGAGACTGATGGGCATTCTGGAAATGCCCTTCAAGTTCCTAGAGCAGTTGTACCCCAATACGTACACGAAGAAAATCGTTCACTTCATCGGACACTTCCACTCTGGCAGTGTTCTCTTCCAGGATACTACCACTGTCTTGAGGATCGATCCCAATGGTCGTATTCTGGATTCTCTGGAGGTGGGCGACGGAAAGATCAGCACAATAACATCTGCTTTCCCCTGGAATGGCTACCTGTGGCTGGGATCCTTCAAGAATAATTATCTAGCTAGAATTCCTCTTGAGAAGGTTCTTCCTGAACTCGTGAAAACCGAGGAGAGGAAAAAGGTACCTGACGCGACGACGACTAGACCCACGACAACTTCGACTCAAAAGCCAGCCACAACTACTCCAAAACCGACTCAGGAGAAACCTGCTCAGCCGAAGAAAGTCCAGTCAGAAGCTAAACTGAAGGAAcaggaaaagaaaaatcagaggaaaaatgagaaattgaaaGATGAAATGTAA